In a genomic window of Callospermophilus lateralis isolate mCalLat2 chromosome 12, mCalLat2.hap1, whole genome shotgun sequence:
- the LOC143411429 gene encoding putative sperm motility kinase W, whose protein sequence is MHSKSSEFSVVTQEPDSFQEKAFTDHYQVVKDIDQGAFGQVILARHLRTGAKVAVKVLPRCRESLVQSEILAMKTLNHPNVIQLFQVIETTTQIYMVMEYGVGGSLFDLIPPKGMQEKEARRLFRQIACAVCYCHKMHILHGDLKPQNVVLDARGNIRIIDFGFSVMFQPGQKLAQFWGTLDYLAPECILKEVHEGPPVDCWSLGVLLYFMLTGHRPFKVASMKGLMRKILHPKLKFPWHISAKAKRLIKKILTVDPRARLSAEEILADPWLNQGEENLSYHDVPLPNLSDPTVLTMLFDMGYDPYSTWVSLSQRKFDEVMASYLIIQQQISQGAGCMKPVRRDPSISPALPQRRASEPALHTFPLPCEHHQPQEAKESGQKDFRRASWPAISLRCLHEKPPTPRLASQHHSVSDSAQPCPSTAASHVSQDATTVHPRGHRKGWKRVRRRMAACFRRLCCCTPSCDGENEAPTPGEQKPARFTNRVVPT, encoded by the coding sequence ATGCATAGTAAGAGTAGTGAGTTTAGTGTAGTGACGCAGGAGCCTGACTCCTTCCAGGAGAAGGCCTTCACAGACCATTACCAGGTTGTGAAGGACATTGATCAGGGGGCATTTGGTCAGGTGATCCTAGCCCGCCATCTGCGCACTGGGGCCAAGGTGGCGGTGAAAGTCCTGCCAAGGTGCAGGGAGAGTTTGGTCCAATCTGAAATACTGGCAATGAAGACCCTGAACCACCCGAACGTGATCCAGCTCTTTCAGGTGATTGAAACCACCACACAGATCTACATGGTGATGGAGTATGGGGTTGGGGGATCTTTATTTGACCTCATCCCGCCTAAGGGCATGCAGGAGAAGGAGGCCAGGAGACTCTTCAGGCAGATTGCGTGTGCGGTGTGCTACTGCCACAAGATGCACATCTTGCACGGAGACCTGAAGCCCCAGAACGTTGTGCTGGATGCCAGAGGCAACATCCGAATCATCGACTTTGGCTTCAGTGTCATGTTCCAGCCTGGGCAGAAGCTGGCCCAGTTTTGGGGCACTCTGGACTACCTGGCCCCGGAATGTATCCTCAAGGAAGTACACGAGGGTCCCCCAGTGGACTGCTGGAGCCTGGGTgtccttttgtattttatgttgACTGGACACCGCCCATTTAAGGTGGCCAGcatgaaggggctgatgaggaaGATCTTACACCCCAAGTTGAAATTTCCCTGGCATATCTCAGCCAAAGCCAAAAGACTCATCAAGAAAATCTTGACAGTGGACCCCAGAGCAAGGCTCTCGGCAGAGGAGATCTTGGCGGACCCGTGGCTGAATCAGGGTGAGGAGAATTTATCTTACCATGATGTGCCCCTCCCCAACCTCTCAGACCCCACAGTACTGACAATGCTGTTCGACATGGGGTACGACCCTTACAGTACCTGGGTGTCACTGTCCCAGAGAAAGTTTGATGAGGTGATGGCTTCCTATCTCATAATCCAGCAGCAGATAAGCCAGGGGGCAGGCTGCatgaagcctgtgagaagggatcCTTCCATTTCCCCTGCCCTCCCGCAGAGGAGGGCGAGTGAGCCTGCCCTTCACACCTTCCCCTTGCCCTGTGAGCATCATCAGCCTCAGGAGGCCAAGGAGTCAGGGCAGAAGGACTTCAGAAGGGCCAGCTGGCCTGCCATTAGTCTCCGCTGCCTGCATGAGAAGCCCCCCACTCCCAGGCTAGCCTCCCAGCATCACTCTGTGTCCGACTCAGCCCAACCCTGCCCATCAACAGCAGCCAGCCATGTCTCCCAAGATGCCACCACAGTGCATCCCCGGGGCCACAGGAAGGGCTGGAAGCGGGTGAGGCGGAGGATGGCTGCGTGCTTTCGCAGACTGTGCTGTTGCACACCCTCATGTGATGGCGAAAACGAGGCTCCTACACCAGGAGAGCAGAAACCTGCTAGGTTCACAAATCGGGTGGTTCCTACATAA